Proteins found in one Miscanthus floridulus cultivar M001 chromosome 4, ASM1932011v1, whole genome shotgun sequence genomic segment:
- the LOC136549316 gene encoding LOW QUALITY PROTEIN: phosphatidylinositol 3,4,5-trisphosphate 3-phosphatase and protein-tyrosine-phosphatase PTEN2A-like (The sequence of the model RefSeq protein was modified relative to this genomic sequence to represent the inferred CDS: deleted 1 base in 1 codon) has translation MEEQQVKPSDLPPTSSDNQGPVATPPVTSADPVRPAASTGSPSQVAAAAPAPIAAPAEDAAGREAPASVFSASGLSSWAKNLKIPQPSSGQESPTGKNTFARLTSGLGLRMSPKAAQQDEGAEGSTSPTTGQPGVFGSLTKGIVDSSKNAVKAVQVKARHMVSQNKRRYQEGGFDLDMTYITENIIAMGFPAGDLSSGLFGYFEGFYRNHMEEVIRFFEMHHKGKYKVYNLCSERLYDASLFEGKVACFPFDDHNCPPIQLVISFCHSAYSWLKEDIENVVVVHCKAGKARTGLMISSLLLFLKFFPTAEESIEYYNQKRCVDGKGLILPSQIRYVKYFERILTYFNGENQPPRRCMLRGFRLHRCPYWIRPSITVSNHNGVLFSTKKHPRTKELMPEDFWFSAPKKGIMVFALPGEPGLAKVAGDFKIQFHDRQGDFYCWLNTTMMENRVTLNPTDLDDFDKRKLPSPGFQVEVVLVDYDGSQPPKPKPAAGPADTKSDADSSASTVAKENNAAPAESNKGTGSNDKDEVFSDSDGEDGSSKGRKEKTAGGGQSSVNAAKPSQTSNVQEAASAAASRLDKVAITSEQGTAKAPDGTSLKTEVSSKASSTTPPPTAADSSSMSEFKAIAADASVFSFGDEDDYESE, from the exons ATGGAAGAGCAGCAAGTTAAGCCATCGGATCTGCCACCCACTAGTTCGGACAACCAGGGTCCAGTTGCAACTCCTCCTGTTACCAGTGCTGACCCTGTTCGTCCGGCTGCTTCAACTGGTTCTCCCAGTCAGGTTGCGGCTGCAGCTCCTGCACCTATCGCTGCTCCTGCAGAAGATGCTGCAGGGCGTGAGGCGCCAGCATCCGTGTTTTCTGCATCTGGTTTATCCTCCTGGGCTAAGAACCTGAAAATTCCCCAGCCTTCATCAGGTCAGGAATCACCTACAGGAAAGAATACCTTTGCCCGTTTAACAAGTGGCCTTGGACTGCGTATGTCACCAAAAGCGGCACAGCAAGATGAGGGTGCTGAAGGAAGCACCTCCCCAACAACAGGGCAGCCTGGTGTTTTTGGTTCTTTGACGAAAGGCATTGTGGATTCCTCTAAGAATGCTGTAAAGGCAGTGCAAGTCAAGGCTCGCCACATGGTCTCACAGAATAAAAGACGATACCAG GAAGGAGGATTTGATTTAGACATGACATATATTACTGAGAACATAATTGCTATGGGTTTTCCCGCTGGTGATTTGAGTTCAGGGCTTTTTGGATATTTTGAG GGTTTCTACCGCAACCACATGGAGGAAGTCATCAGGTTCTTTGAAATGCACCATAAG GGGAAGTATAAGGTGTACAATCTTTGTTCCGAAAGGCTATATGATGCATCTCTTTTTGAAGGAAAG GTGGCCTGCTTTCCTTTTGATGATCATAACTGTCCTCCAATACAACTTGTCATATCATTCTGCCATAGTGCCTACTCATGGTTGAAGGAGGATATAGAGAATGTGGTGGTTGTCCATTGCAAAGCTGGTAAGGCAAGGACAGGATTGATGATCTCGAGTCTTCTACTATTTCTAAAG TTCTTTCCTACTGCTGAGGAGTCCATTGAATACTATAAT CAGAAAAGATGTGTAGATGGAAAAGGGCTTATTCTCCCAAGTCAGATT AGATATGTGAAGTATTTCGAGCGCATCTTAACTTACTTCAATGGTGAAAATCAGCCACCCCGAAG GTGTATGCTTAGAGGGTTTCGTCTTCATAGATGCCCCTATTGGATTAGGCCATCAATTACAGTCTCTAATCACAATG GTGTTCTTTTTTCTACAAAGAAGCATCCAAGAACAAAAGAACTTATG CCAGAAGATTTCTGGTTTAGTGCACCAAAGAAGGGGATTATGGTTTTTGCATTGCCGGGAGAACCTGGCTTAGCCAAGGTAGCTGGTGATTTCAAGATCCAGTTTCATGATCGACAGGGAGATTTTTACTG TTGGCTAAATACAACAATGATGGAGAACAGGGTGACTTTGAATCCAACTGATCTTGATGATTTTGACAAG AGAAAATTGCCGTCACCTGGATTCCAGGTTGAGGTTGTCCTGGTAGATTACGATGGCTCGCAACCACCAAAACCAAAACCAGCCGCTGGACCTGCTGATACTAAATCTGATGCTGATTCCTCGGCTAGCACGGTTGCGAAAGAAAATAATGCTGCACCTGCAGAATCCAACAAGGGAACTGGAAGCAATGATAAAGATGAAGTTTTCTCCGACAGTGACGGGGAGGATGGATCATCCAAGGGAAGAAAGGAGAAGACTGCCGGCGGTGGTCAAAGCAGCGTAAATGCTGCTAAACCATCCCAAACAAGCAACGTGCAGGAGGCAGCATCAGCTGCTGCCAGTAGACTGGATAAAGTAGCTATAACTAGCGAACAAGG